The Ficedula albicollis isolate OC2 chromosome 5, FicAlb1.5, whole genome shotgun sequence genome includes the window NNNNNNNNNNNNNNNNNNNNNNNNNNNNNNNNNNNNNNNNNNNNNNNNNNNNNNNNNNNNNNNNNNNNNNNNNNNNNNNNNNNNNNNNNNNNNNNNNNNNNNNNNNNNNNNNNNNNNNNNNNNNNNNNNNNNNNNNNNNNNNNNNNNNNNNNNNNNNNNNNNNNNNNNNNNNNNNNNNNNNNNNNNNNNNNNNNNNNNNNNNNNNNNNNNNNNNNNNNNNNNNNNNNNNNNNNNNNNNNNNNNNNNNNNNNNNNNNNNNNNNNNNNNNNNNNNNNNNNNNNNNNNNNNNNNNNNNNNNNNNNNNNNNNNNNNNNNNNNNNNNNNNNNNNNNNNNNNNNNNNNNNNNNNNNNNNNNNNNNNNNNNNNNNNNNNNNNNNNNNNNNNNNNNNNNNNNNNNNNNNNNNNNNNNNNNNNNNNNNNNNNNNNNNNNNNNNNNNNNNNNNNNNNNNNNNNNNNNNNNNNNNNNNNNNNNNNNNNNNNNNNNNNNNNNNNNNNNNNNNNNNNNNNNNNNNNNNNNNNNNNNNNNNNNNNNNNNNNNNNNNNNNNNNNNNNNNNNNNNNNNNNNNNNNNNNNNNNNNNNNNNNNNNNNNNNNNNNNNNNNNNNNNNNNNNNNNNNNNNNNNNNNNNNNNNNNNNNNNNNNNNNNNNNNNNNNNNNNNNNNNNNNNNNNNNNNNNNNNNNNNNNNNNNNNNNNNNNNNNNNNNNNNNNNNNNNNNNNNNNNNNNNNNNNNNNNNNNNNNNNNNNNNNNNNNNNNNNNNNNNNNNNNNNNNNNNNNNNNNNNNNNNNNNNNNNNNNNNNNNNNNNNNNNNNNNNNNNNNNNNNNNNNNNNNNNNNNNNNNNNNNNNNNNNNNNNNNNNNNNNNNNNNNNNNNNNNNNNNNNNNNNNNNNNNNNNNNNNNNNNNNNNNNNNNNNNNNNNNNNNNNNNNNNNNNNNNNNNNNNNNNNNNNNNNNNNNNNNNNNNNNNNNNNNNNNNNNNNNNNNNNNNNNNNNNNNNNNNNNNNNNNNNNNNNNNNNNNNNNNNNNNNNNNNNNNNNNNNNNNNNNNNNNNNNNNNNNNNNNNNNNNNNNNNNNNNNNNNNNNNNNNNNNNNNNNNNNNNNNNNNNNNNNNNNNNNNNNNNNNNNNNNNNNNNNNNNNNNNNNNNNNNNNNNNNNNNNNNNNNNNNNNNNNNNNNNNNNNNNNNNNNNNNNNNNNNNNNNNNNNNNNNNNNNNNNNNNNNNNNNNNNNNNNNNNNNNNNNNNNNNNNNNNNNNNNNNNNNNNNNNNNNNNNNNNNNNNNNNNNNNNNNNNNNNNNNNNNNNNNNNNNNNNNNNNNNNNNNNNNNNNNNNNNNNNNNNNNNNNNNNNNNNNNNNNNNNNNNNNNNNNNNNNNNNNNNNNNNNNNNNNNNNNNNNNNNNNNNNNNNNNNNNNNNNNNNNNNNNNNNNNNNNNNNNNNNNNNNNNNNNNNNNNNNNNNNNNNNNNNNNNNNNNNNNNNNNNNNNNNNNNNNNNNNNNNNNNNNNNNNNNNNNNNNNNNNNNNNNNNNNNNNNNNNNNNNNNNNNNNNNNNNNNNNNNNNNNNNNNNNNNNNNNNNNNNNNNNNNNNNNNNNNNNNNNNNNNNNNNNNNNNNNNNNNNNNNNNNNNNNNNNNNNNNNNNNNNNNNNNNNNNNNNNNNNNNNNNNNNNNNNNNNNNNNNNNNNNNNNNNNNNNNNNNNNNNNNNNNNNNNNNNNNNNNNNNNNNNNNNNNNNNNNNNNNNNNNNNNNNNNNNNNNNNNNNNNNNNNNNNNNNNNNNNNNNNNNNNNNNNNNNNNNNNNNNNNNNNNNNNNNNNNNNNNNNNNNNNNNNNNNNNNNNNNNNNNNNNNNNNNNNNNNNNNNNNNNNNNNNNNNNNNNNNNNNNNNNNNNNNNNNNNNNNNNNNNNNNNNNNNNNNNNNNNNNNNNNNNNNNNNNNNNNNNNNNNNNNNNNNNNNNNNNNNNNNNNNNNNNNNNNNNNNNNNNNNNNNNNNNNNNNNNNNNNNNNNNNNNNNNNNNNNNNNNNNNNNNNNNNNNNNNNNNNNNNNNNNNNNNNNNNNNNNNNNNNNNNNNNNNNNNNNNNNNNNNNNNNNNNNNNNNNNNNNNNNNNNNNNNNNNNNNNNNNNNNNNNNNNNNNNNNNNNNNNNNNNNNNNNNNNNNNNNNNNNNNNNNNNNNNNNNNNNNNNNNNNNNNNNNNNNNNNNNNNNNNNNNNNNNNNNNNNNNNNNNNNNNNNNNNNNNNNNNNNNNNNNNNNNNNNNNNNNNNNNNNNNNNNNNNNNNNNNNNNNNNNNNNNNNNNNNNNNNNNNNNNNNNNNNNNNNNNNNNNNNNNNNNNNNNNNNNNNNNNNNNNNNNNNNNNNNNNNNNNNNNNNNNNNNNNNNNNNNNNNNNNNNNNNNNNNNNNNNNNNNNNNNNNNNNNNNNNNNNNNNNNNNNNNNNNNNNNNNNNNNNNNNNNNNNNNNNNNNNNNNNNNNNNNNNNNNNNNNNNNNNNNNNNNNNNNNNNNNNNNNNNNNNNNNNNNNNNNNNNNNNNNNNNNNNNNNNNNNNNNNNNNNNNNNNNNNNNNNNNNNNNNNNNNNNNNNNNNNNNNNNNNNNNNNNNNNNNNNNNNNNNNNNNNNNNNNNNNNNNNNNNNNNNNNNNNNNNNNNNNNNNNNNNNNNNNNNNNNNNNNNNNNNNNNNNNNNNNNNNNNNNNNNNNNNNNNNNNNNNNNNNNNNNNNNNNNNNNNNNNNNNNNNNNNNNNNNNNNNNNNNNNNNNNNNNNNNNNNNNNNNNNNNNNNNNNNNNNNNNNNNNNNNNNNNNNNNNNNNNNNNNNNNNNNNNNNNNNNNNNNNNNNNNNNNNNNNNNNNNNNNNNNNNNNNNNNNNNNNNNNNNNNNNNNNNNNNNNNNNNNNNNNNNNNNNNNNNNNNNNNNNNNNNNNNNNNNNNNNNNNNNNNNNNNNNNNNNNNNNNNNNNNNNNNNNNNNNNNNNNNNNNNNNNNNNNNNNNNNNNNNNNNNNNNNNNNNNNNNNNNNNNNNNNNNNNNNNNNNNNNNNNNNNNNNNNNNNNNNNNNNNNNNNNNNNNNNNNNNNNNNNNNNNNNNNNNNNNNNNNNNNNNNNNNNNNNNNNNNNNNNNNNNNNNNNNNNNNNNNNNNNNNNNNNNNNNNNNNNNNNNNNNNNNNNNNNNNNNNNNNNNNNNNNNNNNNNNNNNNNNNNNNNNNNNNNNNNNNNNNNNNNNNNNNNNNNNNNNNNNNNNNNNNNNNNNNNNNNNNNNNNNNNNNNNNNNNNNNNNNNNNNNNNNNNNNNNNNNNNNNNNNNNNNNNNNNNNNNNNNNNNNNNNNNNNNNNNNNNNNNNNNNNNNNNNNNNNNNNNNNNNNNNNNNNNNNNNNNNNNNNNNNNNNNNNNNNNNNNNNNNNNNNNNNNNNNNNNNNNNNNNNNNNNNNNNNNNNNNNNNNNNNNNNNNNNNNNNNNNNNNNNNNNNNNNNNNNNNNNNNNNNNNNNNNNNNNNNNNNNNNNNNNNNNNNNNNNNNNNNNNNNNNNNNNNNNNNNNNNNNNNNNNNNNNNNNNNNNNNNNNNNNNNNNNNNNNNNNNNNNNNNNNNNNNNNNNNNNNNNNNNNNNNNNNNNNNNNNNNNNNNNNNNNNNNNNNNNNNNNNNNNNNNNNNNNNNNNNNNNNNNNNNNNNNNNNNNNNNNNNNNNNNNNNNNNNNNNNNNNNNNNNNNNNNNNNNNNNNNNNNNNNNNNGGCATACATGGAGATGAGAGCCACCTGGCAGCGCTCAAGATCATGTAACAGCCACAGAGAGGCCACCACCACCATGACAGCGATGCGGTCACCACCACCATGACAGCGATGGagagtgcccagagcagggcacacaCCACCCAGGACAGGTGCTGGGGACGGCGGCAGCGGTACCAGAGGGGGAAGAGAATCGAGCTACACCTCTCGATGCTGATGGCTGTCAGCAGGTACAGCCCCATGTTGTAGGAGAACAGGGTTAGCAGGAGAAGGCAAATCAGGTGTGTCACGGACACAACATTGGAGCAGGACACATCATACAGCAGGCGGATCACAAAGGAGGCGACCATGAAGACGATGAAGGTGAAGTCGGCCACAGCCAGGTTGAGGATGTAGACGGTGATGGGGTTCCTGCGGATGTGGAATCCAAGGAGCCAGAGAACAGCTCCATTCCCAATCAGCCCACAGAGGCAGATGAACAGTGTGACACCATCTATGGTCACATCGGTGACATTGATCCCACAGGAATCATCTCCTTGGCTGCCCGTCACGGGAGATGAGGGAGGTGGGGAGGTCAGGCTCAGCTCCATGGTGGAGGGTGGGATGTGGTCCCCAGCTGtggtcagagcagaggggaattAGTGGGACCCCAGGGGATCCCATGACACGGGGAGGGGTCCTGGTGGGGTGGCAcaacagggctggggacaggggggcCATGGGATATCTGGGGATGAGGTGGGGGCGGAGGAAGGGTTGGATCAATTCAGTCATCCCGATTGAGGACAGCCATGAGAGCGGtgagaggggatttggggacatcCAGGGAGACAcaagcagcacccagggctggaCTCTGGTCCCGATCCCCTACCTTTCCTTGGGGCCAACCTGTTGGTGTGTCCGAGCAGGGCACGCTCCTTCCTTCCGCTGCTCAAACTTCTCCAGTGAGGAAAATCGGGGTCCCCACGTCCTCAGAAGCTCCAAGCAGCCAATTTGTCCCCAGATAAAGCTGCTTTTTGCAGCGTTTCTGCACAATCACAGGTCAGGCACAGAGCACTGGGCAGTTGCACACAGGCTGCCTCTTCTCCCGTCAAAAGTCTGTTGGTCTTGCgggaaaggaaatgttttgtcCGAGCGAATACCCCAGAGGACgaacactgcagcagctgcatctcGCTGTGAAAGAATCTTGATGCTTTTACGATTCAACCTGATATCTCATTAGACTGGTAATTGCCACCTTCCTAATTGTTTGATGGTGCTCAAGCCTCCTCTCCCCATCCTACCCCGATGCTGGCATCCTTCTGAGATTGTTCATTACTGCGTGCATTTGCCTCCAGCCTCCCAGCGTGAGAATCCCTCTCCTCCAACTTCATCCTGCATCAGGCCTGGGTGTGAATTGGGAATTTCTCTGAGCCATCGCTTTGGATTCACTCCAGCTGGTCTCGAGGCTCCAGAGCCCTTCTGGACAGGCTGATACCCCCTGAGAGAGCCTGGAGAGGCTGGTGGCAGATGAGGAGATGGCAGGGGATAGCACACACCACCCCACATCCCTCGCCGTAACCCTGCACCAGAAGCACCCATTCACCCCCACCAAAGTTTGGGGGTGACAGAAGAGGGCACCGACTGGACTGGAGAGGGTCTTGGGGACATCTAAGCGGGGGCATCACTGGGGGACATCACTGATAGGATGGCGTGTCCCCGAGCAAAGCAGCGTGTCACAGCCTGTGCCGGCTGTGCTGGAATCACTAGGAAAAGGCAGGAGGCTGGTGGCCACACCCTCAcgcaggtgctgctggagacagagactcctggcagggcagggctcagcatGGCACCGCACGGGTGTGACAGCAGCGGTGGCAGTGACAGCGGGGCCAGGGCAGTGAGTCACCCCCTCCGTGCCTCCCTCCACCCCTGGACTTTGCCTCCCGCGGGTGCTCGCGGCAATAAATCCCGGGCTCGGAGGCGGGAACGCGGCGTCAGGGAGGGCACGGGGGTCCCATCCCAGGGGTgtgggggctgagctgtgcaggggcaTCTGCACGGACAGTGCACGCGTGGGATTGCCATGGGCAGTGGGATCAGGTGTGGCATGAGGATGAGAGCGCGCCAGAGGCAGCGGGCAGGAGTGCGAGGGAGCGTCACACGGGCAGGCAGGACATGCAGGTGGCAGTGTGACGCTTGTGCGCCGCGAGGACCCGCCGGGAGAaggtcaccccccccccccccccccccccccccccccccccccccccccccccccccccccccccccccccccccccccccccccccccccccccccccccccccccccccccccccccccccccccccccccccccccccccccccccccccccccccccccccccccccccccccccccccccccccccccccccccccccccccccccccccccccccccagcgtTTCTGCACAATCACAGGTCAGGCACAGAGCACTGGGCAGTTGCACACAGGCTGCCTCTTCTCCAGTCAAAAGTCTGTTGGTCTTGCgggaaaggaaatgttttgtcCGAGCGAATACCCCAGAGGACgaacactgcagcagctgcatctcGCTGTGAAAGAATCTTGATGCTTTTACGATTCAACCTGTTATCTCATTAGACTGGTAATTGCCACCTTCCTAATTGTTTGATGGTGCTCAAGCCTCCTCTCCCCATCCTACCCCGATGCTGGCATCCTTCTGAGATTGTTCATTACTGCGTGCATTTGCCTCCAGCCTCCCAGCGTGAGAATCCCTCTCCTCCAACTTCATCCTGCATCAGGCCTGGGTGTGAATTGGGAATTTCTCTGAGCCATCGCTTTGGATTCACTCCAGCTGGTCTCGAGGCTCCAGAGCCCTTCTGGACAGGCTGATACCCCCTGAGAGAGCCTGGAGAGGCTGGTGGCAGATGAGGAGATGGCAGGGGATAGCACACACCACCCCACATCCCTCGCCGTAACCCTGCACCAGAAGCACCCATTCACCCCCACCAAAGTTTGGGGGTGACAGAAGAGGGCACCGACTGGACTGGAGAGGGTCTTGGGGACATCTAAGCGGGGGCATCACTGGGGGACATCACTGATAGGATGGCGTGTCCCCGAGCAAAGCAGCGTGTCACAGCCTGTGCCGGCTGTGCTGGAATCACTAGGAAAAGGCAGGAGGCTGGTGGCCACACCCTCAcgcaggtgctgctggagacagagactcctggcagggcagggctcagcatGGCACCGCACGGGTGTGACAGCAGCGGTGGCAGTGACAGCGGGGCCAGGGCAGTGAGTCACCCCCTCCGTGCCTCCCTCCACCCCTGGACTTTGCCTCCCGCGGGTGCTCGCGGCAATAAATCCCGGGCTCGGAGGCGGGAACGCGGCGTCAGGGAGGGCACGGGGGTCCCATCCCAGGGGTgtgggggctgagctgtgcaggggcaTCTGCACGGACAGTGCACGCGTGGGATTGCCATGGGCAGTGGGATCAGGTGTGGCATGAGGATGAGAGCGCGCCAGAGGCAGCGGGCAGGAGTGCGAGGGAGCGTCACACGGGCAGGCAGGACATGCAGGTGGCAGTGTGACGCTTGTGCGCCGCGAGGACCCGCCGGGAGAAGGTCACCTGTGAGCCGGGACACCTGTACGTGTGTCGCGACCGCTGTCACGGCCGCGGCCCCAGCCCGGCGGCGGGCGGGGTGACAGCCGCGCCCTGGGCCGGGCGGGTGCTGCCCGCGCCCCGTCCCCATCCCCGCCTCCGCCGAGGCCACTCGGGCTCCGTGGCCCCACCGGACACCCCCATGCAGCAGGAGCCGggggggcagagcccaggagccCCCGAAACCGAGGTCAAGGCTGTCGTCGTGGGGGATGGCGGCTGCGGGAAGACGTCACTGCTGCTGGCCTTCGCCAGGGGGGACTTCCCCAAGGTACCGGGATTCCTGTCCCCTGGCGGGTGGCTGGCTGTCCCCGTGCGGGAGCGGTGACAGGCAAAGGGCGGCGATGGCACGGACACGGTGGCAGCAGCGGGGCCGTTCggagggggacacggggacagggggcAAGAGGtggcccagcctggggctggtggggctCTGTGACACCTCTGCCTCCCTTGGCGGCTCgcagggtggggagcaggaTTTGTCCCTCGGTGAGGGCACTCAGGGAGTGCAGGGAAGGGGGGCAGCCACAGAGATTCCTGTCCTGAATCCCCCGTGGGACGTCCATGACGCTCTGtactgtgctgggatgggggacaAAGGTGcttcccatcccactgccccagggaaGAAGCATAATTTCCTActtcctgcttccctctctgtgtcctgtTCTGTCCCCACTGGGGTCCCCGCCATCGCTGCCCCCCACAGCTACCTGTGTCACCTGTATCAcgctctccctgtcccctgccaggtCTATGTCCCCACCGTGTTCGAGAAGTATACAGCATGTCTCCAGGTTTCCGGCAAGCCCGTGAAGATCCAcctgtgggacacagcaggTGGGACGGGGGGACAGGATGGGCAGTGCCCCCCAGTCTCCCACCCGGGCGTTTCAGGGTGTCCCACACGCCTGGTCGTGCCTTGGCGGGGTGTCCCCATGCCATGACCGTGGGAGAGCGGGGATTAGCCCACAGCCGTCACGGCTGTCACTTTCATGGTCCCACACTGCTGTGTGGGTTTCATTCTCCACCCGGCAGGACAGGAAGACTACGACAGGCTTCGCCCTCTGTCCTACTCAGATGCCAACGTTGTCCTCATATGCTTTGATGTCACCGACTCCAACAGCTTCGATAACATCCTAACAAAGGTAATGGAGCCCCGTGGGTGctgtctgtcccctgtccccatccctgggtgaCACGTGCCCATCCCTGGGTGACACGTCCCCTCACAGTGGTACCCGGAGGTGAACCACTTCTGCAAGGGGGTCCCGGTGCTGCTGGTGGGCTGCAAGACAGACCTGCGGCAGGaccaggaggtgctgcagaagCTGAAGGACGGGCGGATAGAGCCCGTCTCTCGCCAGCAGGTGGGTGTCACCTCCCAGTAGGACGGGACGGGACAGGACAGGGGTGGCCCCCAGCACGAGATCGTGCGGCAGCGGGGTCCCGGAGGAGTCTGACTGCGTGTCCCCGCAGGGAGAGGCCATGGCCCGGCAGGTCCGCGCCGTGTCCTACATGGAATGCTCGGCCAGGTACCAGGATAACGTCGGGAACATCTTTGAGACAGCCTGCAGTGCCGCCATTAGTGCCGCCCGCCGGAGGCAGCGCAAGACGAGACCCAGGAGGGTCTGcgtgctgctctgagccccccgGCTCGGCACAGCCCCCCGGGGatctcctgctgtccccaggctccgACTGCACCGCGCCTGCTGCCGCGCCTCTGCCTCCACCACCAGAATGCCGCTGCCACCCTCCCGGCCCGCAGCTGGCGCTGCTGGTCACCGTGGGGTGACAGCAGGAAAGCATCGCATGAAGAAACTGTCACGTCTGGATCCCAGAGTCCTGTGTCTTTCCCATTAGGAATCCCAGcgtcctgtccctgtcccaccaggAATCCCAGCATCCCATCCCACCATATGCGCCAGCATCCCCTGCCAGCCgggctctgggagcagagaaCTAATTTGGGGGCTCCCCTTCCCGCTGGCAGGCCAGCGCCGGAGGGTGACACGGGGTGACTGCGGGGTCATCTTCTGCCATTAAAGTGACACAAAACTCGTCAGTGTGACACGgtccctggggaaggagcagcccctgcacgGCCTGGGGGCGTCGGGGACTCCGGGTGGGTGTCGGGGACATGGGATGGGTATCGGGGACGCGGGGTCCCACCATGGGCCGGGGGTGGATGAGACGCCACCGGCATGGGGTCACCTGCTGATTTTGGGTTGAGGTGTGTGTGAGCATGTGTCCAGAGTTGTGCCGCACGTACAGGTCTGTTGGGCTACCGTTTATGACCATATGTATAGTTACATGTATATGTTTTTATATACATATTAATATATAATGCATATGTAACTATATGGTTAATGTATAACCATCCATatcattatatttattatatatatcaCTGCATATAGCCCGGTTATAACTATCTATATAACTATATATAGTTTATAAAAGCGTTGTTAATATCTACAGTATATAACTAAGGAGCTGAATGTAATTAAGTAGGTGTATGCCGGTACCTGCCCGCGTCTCTACATTCAGACCTCCACACAGACGTGCGCAGCCGCGAAGCCCGCGGGGGACCCCGAGGAGCCTCACGGCGGATCACGaagcccccaaaatcccaccgGGGCTCTCCCTCCGCAGCCCCGGCCGGGGGGCGTGGCCACGCGTGGGGCGTGGTTTGGTCGGGAGTGGGCGTGGCCTCCCTAAGCCGCGCGCGCGCGCGGGGAAGGGAGGGGCCGGGCTGAGGAGTGCGCGGCGCACGCGCGGCGTGCGGGCGCGGGGGGGCAGCTCCGTGCGTGCGGCGCGTGCGCGCGGCGTCGGTGTGTATGTGAGGCTCTGACGGGTTCAAAATGgcggcggcggcccccccccccccccccccccccccccccccccccccccccccccccccccccccccccccccccccccccccccccccccccccccccccccccccccccccccccccccccccccccccccccccccccccccccccccccccccccccccccccccccccccccccccccccccccccccccccccccccccccccccccccccccccccccccccccccccccccccccccccccccccccccccccccccccccccccccccccccccccccccccccccccccccccccccccccccccccccccccccccccccccccccccccccccccccccccccccccccccccccccccccccccccccccccccccccccccccccccccccccccccccccccccccccccccccccccccccccccccccccccccccccccccccccccccccccccccccccccccccccccccccccccccccccccccccccccccccccccccccccccccccccccccccccccccccccccccccccccccccccccccccccccccccccccccccccccccccccccccccccccccccccccccccccccccccccccccccccccccccccccccccccccccccccccccccccccccccccccccccccccccccccccccccccccccccccccccccccccccccccccccccccccccccccccccccccccccccccccccccccccccccccccccccccccccccccccccccccccccccccccccccccccccccccccccccccccccccccccccccccccccccccccccccccccccccccccccccccccccccccccccccccccccccccccccccccccccccccccccccccccccccccccccccccccccccccccccccccccccccccccccccccccccccccccccccccccccccccccccccccccccccccccccccccccccccccccccccccccccccccccccccccccccccccccccccccccccccccccccccccccccccccccccccccccccccccccccccccccccccccccccccccccccccccccccccccccccccccccccccccccccccccccccccccccccccccccccccccccccccccccccccccccccccccccccccccccccccccccccccccccccccccccccccccccccccccccccccccccccccccccccccccccccccccccccccccccccccccccccccccccccccccccccccccccccccccccccccccccccccccccccccccccccccccccccccccccccccccccccccccccccccccccccccccccccccccccccccccccccccccccccccccccccccccccccccccccccccccccccccccccccccccccccccccccccccccccccccccccccccccccccccccccccccccccccccccccccccccccccccccccccccccccccccccccccccccccccccccccccccccccccccccccccccccccccccccccccccccccccccccccccccccccccccccccccccccccccccccccccccccccccccccccccccccccccccccccccccccccccccccccccccccccccccccccccccccccccccccccccccccccccccccccccccccccccccccccccccccccccccccccccccccccccccccccccccccccccccccccccccccccccccccccccccccccccccccccccccccccccccccccccccccccccccccccccccccccccccccccccccccccccccccccccccccccccccccccccccccccccccccccccccc containing:
- the RHOD gene encoding rho-related GTP-binding protein RhoD yields the protein MQQEPGGQSPGAPETEVKAVVVGDGGCGKTSLLLAFARGDFPKVYVPTVFEKYTACLQVSGKPVKIHLWDTAGQEDYDRLRPLSYSDANVVLICFDVTDSNSFDNILTKWYPEVNHFCKGVPVLLVGCKTDLRQDQEVLQKLKDGRIEPVSRQQGEAMARQVRAVSYMECSARYQDNVGNIFETACSAAISAARRRQRKTRPRRVCVLL